In Gallus gallus isolate bGalGal1 chromosome 8, bGalGal1.mat.broiler.GRCg7b, whole genome shotgun sequence, one DNA window encodes the following:
- the FUBP1 gene encoding far upstream element-binding protein 1 isoform X23, which yields MISRAKFSPRPIAAKIGGDAGTSMNSNDYGYGGQKRPLEDGDQPDAKKVAPQNDSFGNQLPPMHQQQRSVMTEEYKVPDGMVGFIIGRGGEQISRIQQESGCKIQIAPDSGGLPERSCMLTGTPESVQSAKRLLDQIVEKGRPAPGFHHGDGPGNAVQEIMIPASKAGLVIGKGGETIKQLQERAGVKMVMIQDGPQNTGADKPLRITGDPYKVQQAKEMVLELIRDQGGFREVRNEYGSRIGGNEGIDVPIPRFAVGIVIGRNGEMIKKIQNDAGVRIQFKPDDGTTPDRIAQITGPPDRCQHAAEIITDLLRSVQAGNPGGPGGPGGRGRGRGQGNWNMGPPGGLQEFNFIVPTGKTGLIIGKGGETIKSISQQSGARIELQRNPPPNADPNMKMFTIRGTPQQIDYARQLIEEKIGGPVNPLGPPVPHGPHGVVPGPHGPPGPPGPGAPMGPYNPAPYNPGPPGPAPHGPPAPYAPQGWGNAYPHWQPPNPPDPGKPGTDPNSAAWAAYYAHYYQQQAQPPPAAPPGGPATTQTNGQGDQPNPAPAGQVDYTKAWEEYYKKMGQAVPAPAGAPPGGQPDYSAAWAEYYRQQAAYYAQTSPQGMPQHPPAPQGQ from the exons ATGATTTCTCGGGCAAAATTTTCGCCTCGTCCG ATTGCAGCAAAAATTGGAGGAGATGCTGGTACATCCATGAATTCCAATGACTACGGTTATGGAGGACAAAAAAGACCTCTCGAGGATGGAG ATCAACCAGATGCTAAGAAAGTTGCTCCTCAGAATGACT CTTTTGGAAATCAGCTACCACCAATGCATCAACAACAAAG GTCTGTGATGACAGAGGAGTACAAAGTTCCAGATGGAATGGTTGGATTTA TCATCGGCAGAGGCGGAGAGCAGATCTCACGCATACAGCAAGAGTCAGGATGTAAAATACAGATTGCACCTG ATAGTGGGGGCCTGCCTGAAAGATCATGCATGCTAACTGGAACCCCAGAATCTGTTCA ATCAGCGAAAAGATTACTTGATCAAATAGTTGAAAAGGGAAGACCGGCACCTGGTTTTCATCATGGTGATGGACCTGGAAACGCAGTCCAAGAAATTATGATTCCAGCAAGTAAAGCAGGATTAGTTATTGGTAAAGGTGGAGAGACGATTAAGCAATTACAG GAGCGAGCAGGTGTCAAAATGGTTATGATTCAAGATGGTCCACAGAACACTGGTGCTGACAAGCCCCTTAGAATAACTGGAGACCCTTATAAAGTTCAA CAAGCCAAGGAAATGGTGCTGGAGTTAATTCGTGATCAAGGTGGCTTTAGAGAGGTGCGCAACGAATATGGGTCAAGAATAGGAGGAAATGAAGGGATAGAC gTTCCAATACCACGGTTTGCTGTAGGTATTGTAATTGGAAGAAATGGAGAGATGAtaaaaaagatacagaatgaTGCTGGTGTTAGGATCCAATTTAAGCCAG aTGATGGAACAACTCCAGATAGAATAGCCCAGATCACGGGGCCTCCTGACAGATGTCAGCACGCTGCAGAAATTATTACAGATCTCCTTCGAAGTGTTCAG gctGGTAACCCTGGTGGACCAGGAGGACCTGGTGGTCGAGGAAGGGGTAGAGGTCAAGGCAACTGGAACATGGGGCCCCCTGGTGGATTACAGGAATTCAATTTTATTGTTCCCACTGGCAAAACTGGATTAATCATTGGCAAAG GTGGTGAAACTATTAAAAGCATAAGCCAACAGTCTGGTGCTAGAATAgaacttcaaagaaatcctCCACCTAATGCAGACCCAAACATGAAGATGTTTACTATCCGTGGAACGCCCCAGCAAATAGATTATGCACGGCAACTTATAGAAGAGAAGATTGGA GGTCCGGTAAATCCATTGGGTCCACCTGTTCCCCATGGACCCCATGGTGTTGTTCCTGGCCCACATGGACCTCCTGGGCCACCAGGCCCTGGTGCTCCCATGGGACCATATAACCCAGCTCCTTATAATCCAGGGCCTCCTGGCCCAGCACCTCA TGGTCCTCCAGCTCCGTATGCTCCACAAGGGTGGGGAAATGCTTATCCACACTGGCAGCCACCAAATCCACCAGATCCAG gaAAGCCAGGAACAGATCCTAATTCAGCAGCATGGGCAGCTTACTATGCTCACTACTatcagcagcaagcacagccaccacctgcagcccctcctGGTGGACCAGCTACAACCCAAACCAACGGGCAAG GAGATCAGCCAAACCCAGCACCAGCAGGGCAGGTTGACTACACAAAGGCATGGGAGGAATACTACAAAAAAATGG GTCAAGCAGTTCCTGCACCTGCTGGAGCTCCGCCAGGTGGTCAGCCGGATTACAGCGCAGCATGGGCTGAGTACtacaggcagcaggcagcataCTATGCCCAGACAAGTCCCCAGGGAATGCCGCAACATCCTCCAGCACCACAG GGCCAATAA
- the FUBP1 gene encoding far upstream element-binding protein 1 isoform X11 — MISRAKFSPRPIAAKIGGDAGTSMNSNDYGYGGQKRPLEDGDGSWTSPSSTTHWEGMPSPFKDQPDAKKVAPQNDSFGNQLPPMHQQQRSVMTEEYKVPDGMVGFIIGRGGEQISRIQQESGCKIQIAPDSGGLPERSCMLTGTPESVQSAKRLLDQIVEKGRPAPGFHHGDGPGNAVQEIMIPASKAGLVIGKGGETIKQLQERAGVKMVMIQDGPQNTGADKPLRITGDPYKVQQAKEMVLELIRDQGGFREVRNEYGSRIGGNEGIDVPIPRFAVGIVIGRNGEMIKKIQNDAGVRIQFKPDDGTTPDRIAQITGPPDRCQHAAEIITDLLRSVQAGNPGGPGGPGGRGRGRGQGNWNMGPPGGLQEFNFIVPTGKTGLIIGKGGETIKSISQQSGARIELQRNPPPNADPNMKMFTIRGTPQQIDYARQLIEEKIGGPVNPLGPPVPHGPHGVVPGPHGPPGPPGPGAPMGPYNPAPYNPGPPGPAPHGPPAPYAPQGWGNAYPHWQPPNPPDPGKPGTDPNSAAWAAYYAHYYQQQAQPPPAAPPGGPATTQTNGQGDQPNPAPAGQVDYTKAWEEYYKKMGQAVPAPAGAPPGGQPDYSAAWAEYYRQQAAYYAQTSPQGMPQHPPAPQCLPRPSTLGSAAKKQQTFNHH, encoded by the exons ATGATTTCTCGGGCAAAATTTTCGCCTCGTCCG ATTGCAGCAAAAATTGGAGGAGATGCTGGTACATCCATGAATTCCAATGACTACGGTTATGGAGGACAAAAAAGACCTCTCGAGGATGGAG ATGGCTCTTGGACAAGTCCGAGCAGTACAACACACTGGGAGGGAATGCCCTCTCCTTTTAAAG ATCAACCAGATGCTAAGAAAGTTGCTCCTCAGAATGACT CTTTTGGAAATCAGCTACCACCAATGCATCAACAACAAAG GTCTGTGATGACAGAGGAGTACAAAGTTCCAGATGGAATGGTTGGATTTA TCATCGGCAGAGGCGGAGAGCAGATCTCACGCATACAGCAAGAGTCAGGATGTAAAATACAGATTGCACCTG ATAGTGGGGGCCTGCCTGAAAGATCATGCATGCTAACTGGAACCCCAGAATCTGTTCA ATCAGCGAAAAGATTACTTGATCAAATAGTTGAAAAGGGAAGACCGGCACCTGGTTTTCATCATGGTGATGGACCTGGAAACGCAGTCCAAGAAATTATGATTCCAGCAAGTAAAGCAGGATTAGTTATTGGTAAAGGTGGAGAGACGATTAAGCAATTACAG GAGCGAGCAGGTGTCAAAATGGTTATGATTCAAGATGGTCCACAGAACACTGGTGCTGACAAGCCCCTTAGAATAACTGGAGACCCTTATAAAGTTCAA CAAGCCAAGGAAATGGTGCTGGAGTTAATTCGTGATCAAGGTGGCTTTAGAGAGGTGCGCAACGAATATGGGTCAAGAATAGGAGGAAATGAAGGGATAGAC gTTCCAATACCACGGTTTGCTGTAGGTATTGTAATTGGAAGAAATGGAGAGATGAtaaaaaagatacagaatgaTGCTGGTGTTAGGATCCAATTTAAGCCAG aTGATGGAACAACTCCAGATAGAATAGCCCAGATCACGGGGCCTCCTGACAGATGTCAGCACGCTGCAGAAATTATTACAGATCTCCTTCGAAGTGTTCAG gctGGTAACCCTGGTGGACCAGGAGGACCTGGTGGTCGAGGAAGGGGTAGAGGTCAAGGCAACTGGAACATGGGGCCCCCTGGTGGATTACAGGAATTCAATTTTATTGTTCCCACTGGCAAAACTGGATTAATCATTGGCAAAG GTGGTGAAACTATTAAAAGCATAAGCCAACAGTCTGGTGCTAGAATAgaacttcaaagaaatcctCCACCTAATGCAGACCCAAACATGAAGATGTTTACTATCCGTGGAACGCCCCAGCAAATAGATTATGCACGGCAACTTATAGAAGAGAAGATTGGA GGTCCGGTAAATCCATTGGGTCCACCTGTTCCCCATGGACCCCATGGTGTTGTTCCTGGCCCACATGGACCTCCTGGGCCACCAGGCCCTGGTGCTCCCATGGGACCATATAACCCAGCTCCTTATAATCCAGGGCCTCCTGGCCCAGCACCTCA TGGTCCTCCAGCTCCGTATGCTCCACAAGGGTGGGGAAATGCTTATCCACACTGGCAGCCACCAAATCCACCAGATCCAG gaAAGCCAGGAACAGATCCTAATTCAGCAGCATGGGCAGCTTACTATGCTCACTACTatcagcagcaagcacagccaccacctgcagcccctcctGGTGGACCAGCTACAACCCAAACCAACGGGCAAG GAGATCAGCCAAACCCAGCACCAGCAGGGCAGGTTGACTACACAAAGGCATGGGAGGAATACTACAAAAAAATGG GTCAAGCAGTTCCTGCACCTGCTGGAGCTCCGCCAGGTGGTCAGCCGGATTACAGCGCAGCATGGGCTGAGTACtacaggcagcaggcagcataCTATGCCCAGACAAGTCCCCAGGGAATGCCGCAACATCCTCCAGCACCACAG TGCCTTCCCAGACCTTCCACCTTAGGTTCTGCTGCAAAAAAGCAACAG aCATTTAATCATCACTGA
- the FUBP1 gene encoding far upstream element-binding protein 1 isoform X20, with translation MISRAKFSPRPIAAKIGGDAGTSMNSNDYGYGGQKRPLEDGDQPDAKKVAPQNDSFGNQLPPMHQQQRSVMTEEYKVPDGMVGFIIGRGGEQISRIQQESGCKIQIAPDSGGLPERSCMLTGTPESVQSAKRLLDQIVEKGRPAPGFHHGDGPGNAVQEIMIPASKAGLVIGKGGETIKQLQERAGVKMVMIQDGPQNTGADKPLRITGDPYKVQQAKEMVLELIRDQGGFREVRNEYGSRIGGNEGIDVPIPRFAVGIVIGRNGEMIKKIQNDAGVRIQFKPDDGTTPDRIAQITGPPDRCQHAAEIITDLLRSVQAGNPGGPGGPGGRGRGRGQGNWNMGPPGGLQEFNFIVPTGKTGLIIGKGGETIKSISQQSGARIELQRNPPPNADPNMKMFTIRGTPQQIDYARQLIEEKIGGPVNPLGPPVPHGPHGVVPGPHGPPGPPGPGAPMGPYNPAPYNPGPPGPAPHGPPAPYAPQGWGNAYPHWQPPNPPDPGKPGTDPNSAAWAAYYAHYYQQQAQPPPAAPPGGPATTQTNGQGDQPNPAPAGQVDYTKAWEEYYKKMGQAVPAPAGAPPGGQPDYSAAWAEYYRQQAAYYAQTSPQGMPQHPPAPQCLPRPSTLGSAAKKQQC, from the exons ATGATTTCTCGGGCAAAATTTTCGCCTCGTCCG ATTGCAGCAAAAATTGGAGGAGATGCTGGTACATCCATGAATTCCAATGACTACGGTTATGGAGGACAAAAAAGACCTCTCGAGGATGGAG ATCAACCAGATGCTAAGAAAGTTGCTCCTCAGAATGACT CTTTTGGAAATCAGCTACCACCAATGCATCAACAACAAAG GTCTGTGATGACAGAGGAGTACAAAGTTCCAGATGGAATGGTTGGATTTA TCATCGGCAGAGGCGGAGAGCAGATCTCACGCATACAGCAAGAGTCAGGATGTAAAATACAGATTGCACCTG ATAGTGGGGGCCTGCCTGAAAGATCATGCATGCTAACTGGAACCCCAGAATCTGTTCA ATCAGCGAAAAGATTACTTGATCAAATAGTTGAAAAGGGAAGACCGGCACCTGGTTTTCATCATGGTGATGGACCTGGAAACGCAGTCCAAGAAATTATGATTCCAGCAAGTAAAGCAGGATTAGTTATTGGTAAAGGTGGAGAGACGATTAAGCAATTACAG GAGCGAGCAGGTGTCAAAATGGTTATGATTCAAGATGGTCCACAGAACACTGGTGCTGACAAGCCCCTTAGAATAACTGGAGACCCTTATAAAGTTCAA CAAGCCAAGGAAATGGTGCTGGAGTTAATTCGTGATCAAGGTGGCTTTAGAGAGGTGCGCAACGAATATGGGTCAAGAATAGGAGGAAATGAAGGGATAGAC gTTCCAATACCACGGTTTGCTGTAGGTATTGTAATTGGAAGAAATGGAGAGATGAtaaaaaagatacagaatgaTGCTGGTGTTAGGATCCAATTTAAGCCAG aTGATGGAACAACTCCAGATAGAATAGCCCAGATCACGGGGCCTCCTGACAGATGTCAGCACGCTGCAGAAATTATTACAGATCTCCTTCGAAGTGTTCAG gctGGTAACCCTGGTGGACCAGGAGGACCTGGTGGTCGAGGAAGGGGTAGAGGTCAAGGCAACTGGAACATGGGGCCCCCTGGTGGATTACAGGAATTCAATTTTATTGTTCCCACTGGCAAAACTGGATTAATCATTGGCAAAG GTGGTGAAACTATTAAAAGCATAAGCCAACAGTCTGGTGCTAGAATAgaacttcaaagaaatcctCCACCTAATGCAGACCCAAACATGAAGATGTTTACTATCCGTGGAACGCCCCAGCAAATAGATTATGCACGGCAACTTATAGAAGAGAAGATTGGA GGTCCGGTAAATCCATTGGGTCCACCTGTTCCCCATGGACCCCATGGTGTTGTTCCTGGCCCACATGGACCTCCTGGGCCACCAGGCCCTGGTGCTCCCATGGGACCATATAACCCAGCTCCTTATAATCCAGGGCCTCCTGGCCCAGCACCTCA TGGTCCTCCAGCTCCGTATGCTCCACAAGGGTGGGGAAATGCTTATCCACACTGGCAGCCACCAAATCCACCAGATCCAG gaAAGCCAGGAACAGATCCTAATTCAGCAGCATGGGCAGCTTACTATGCTCACTACTatcagcagcaagcacagccaccacctgcagcccctcctGGTGGACCAGCTACAACCCAAACCAACGGGCAAG GAGATCAGCCAAACCCAGCACCAGCAGGGCAGGTTGACTACACAAAGGCATGGGAGGAATACTACAAAAAAATGG GTCAAGCAGTTCCTGCACCTGCTGGAGCTCCGCCAGGTGGTCAGCCGGATTACAGCGCAGCATGGGCTGAGTACtacaggcagcaggcagcataCTATGCCCAGACAAGTCCCCAGGGAATGCCGCAACATCCTCCAGCACCACAG TGCCTTCCCAGACCTTCCACCTTAGGTTCTGCTGCAAAAAAGCAACAG TGCTGA
- the FUBP1 gene encoding far upstream element-binding protein 1 isoform X31 — protein MISRAKFSPRPIAAKIGGDAGTSMNSNDYGYGGQKRPLEDGDQPDAKKVAPQNDSFGNQLPPMHQQQRSVMTEEYKVPDGMVGFIIGRGGEQISRIQQESGCKIQIAPDSGGLPERSCMLTGTPESVQSAKRLLDQIVEKGRPAPGFHHGDGPGNAVQEIMIPASKAGLVIGKGGETIKQLQERAGVKMVMIQDGPQNTGADKPLRITGDPYKVQQAKEMVLELIRDQGGFREVRNEYGSRIGGNEGIDVPIPRFAVGIVIGRNGEMIKKIQNDAGVRIQFKPDDGTTPDRIAQITGPPDRCQHAAEIITDLLRSVQAGNPGGPGGPGGRGRGRGQGNWNMGPPGGLQEFNFIVPTGKTGLIIGKGGETIKSISQQSGARIELQRNPPPNADPNMKMFTIRGTPQQIDYARQLIEEKIGGPVNPLGPPVPHGPHGVVPGPHGPPGPPGPGAPMGPYNPAPYNPGPPGPAPHGPPAPYAPQGWGNAYPHWQPPNPPDPASLILTLNSMLYCIFLAFVDLYEVALQSLVQIYFVQSFLRNETSVVLFLIQ, from the exons ATGATTTCTCGGGCAAAATTTTCGCCTCGTCCG ATTGCAGCAAAAATTGGAGGAGATGCTGGTACATCCATGAATTCCAATGACTACGGTTATGGAGGACAAAAAAGACCTCTCGAGGATGGAG ATCAACCAGATGCTAAGAAAGTTGCTCCTCAGAATGACT CTTTTGGAAATCAGCTACCACCAATGCATCAACAACAAAG GTCTGTGATGACAGAGGAGTACAAAGTTCCAGATGGAATGGTTGGATTTA TCATCGGCAGAGGCGGAGAGCAGATCTCACGCATACAGCAAGAGTCAGGATGTAAAATACAGATTGCACCTG ATAGTGGGGGCCTGCCTGAAAGATCATGCATGCTAACTGGAACCCCAGAATCTGTTCA ATCAGCGAAAAGATTACTTGATCAAATAGTTGAAAAGGGAAGACCGGCACCTGGTTTTCATCATGGTGATGGACCTGGAAACGCAGTCCAAGAAATTATGATTCCAGCAAGTAAAGCAGGATTAGTTATTGGTAAAGGTGGAGAGACGATTAAGCAATTACAG GAGCGAGCAGGTGTCAAAATGGTTATGATTCAAGATGGTCCACAGAACACTGGTGCTGACAAGCCCCTTAGAATAACTGGAGACCCTTATAAAGTTCAA CAAGCCAAGGAAATGGTGCTGGAGTTAATTCGTGATCAAGGTGGCTTTAGAGAGGTGCGCAACGAATATGGGTCAAGAATAGGAGGAAATGAAGGGATAGAC gTTCCAATACCACGGTTTGCTGTAGGTATTGTAATTGGAAGAAATGGAGAGATGAtaaaaaagatacagaatgaTGCTGGTGTTAGGATCCAATTTAAGCCAG aTGATGGAACAACTCCAGATAGAATAGCCCAGATCACGGGGCCTCCTGACAGATGTCAGCACGCTGCAGAAATTATTACAGATCTCCTTCGAAGTGTTCAG gctGGTAACCCTGGTGGACCAGGAGGACCTGGTGGTCGAGGAAGGGGTAGAGGTCAAGGCAACTGGAACATGGGGCCCCCTGGTGGATTACAGGAATTCAATTTTATTGTTCCCACTGGCAAAACTGGATTAATCATTGGCAAAG GTGGTGAAACTATTAAAAGCATAAGCCAACAGTCTGGTGCTAGAATAgaacttcaaagaaatcctCCACCTAATGCAGACCCAAACATGAAGATGTTTACTATCCGTGGAACGCCCCAGCAAATAGATTATGCACGGCAACTTATAGAAGAGAAGATTGGA GGTCCGGTAAATCCATTGGGTCCACCTGTTCCCCATGGACCCCATGGTGTTGTTCCTGGCCCACATGGACCTCCTGGGCCACCAGGCCCTGGTGCTCCCATGGGACCATATAACCCAGCTCCTTATAATCCAGGGCCTCCTGGCCCAGCACCTCA TGGTCCTCCAGCTCCGTATGCTCCACAAGGGTGGGGAAATGCTTATCCACACTGGCAGCCACCAAATCCACCAGATCCAG cCTCCCTGATCCTGACTTTGAACAGTATGCTGTATTGTATATTTCTAGCTTTTGTTGACCTATATGAGGTTGCTCTTCAGAGTCTGgtacaaatatattttgttcaGTCCTTTTTGAGGAATGAAACTTCTGTTGTGCTGTTCTTGATACAATAA
- the FUBP1 gene encoding far upstream element-binding protein 1 isoform X25 has product MISRAKFSPRPIAAKIGGDAGTSMNSNDYGYGGQKRPLEDGDQPDAKKVAPQNDSFGNQLPPMHQQQRSVMTEEYKVPDGMVGFIIGRGGEQISRIQQESGCKIQIAPDSGGLPERSCMLTGTPESVQSAKRLLDQIVEKGRPAPGFHHGDGPGNAVQEIMIPASKAGLVIGKGGETIKQLQERAGVKMVMIQDGPQNTGADKPLRITGDPYKVQQAKEMVLELIRDQGGFREVPIPRFAVGIVIGRNGEMIKKIQNDAGVRIQFKPDDGTTPDRIAQITGPPDRCQHAAEIITDLLRSVQAGNPGGPGGPGGRGRGRGQGNWNMGPPGGLQEFNFIVPTGKTGLIIGKGGETIKSISQQSGARIELQRNPPPNADPNMKMFTIRGTPQQIDYARQLIEEKIGGPVNPLGPPVPHGPHGVVPGPHGPPGPPGPGAPMGPYNPAPYNPGPPGPAPHGPPAPYAPQGWGNAYPHWQPPNPPDPGKPGTDPNSAAWAAYYAHYYQQQAQPPPAAPPGGPATTQTNGQGDQPNPAPAGQVDYTKAWEEYYKKMGQAVPAPAGAPPGGQPDYSAAWAEYYRQQAAYYAQTSPQGMPQHPPAPQGQ; this is encoded by the exons ATGATTTCTCGGGCAAAATTTTCGCCTCGTCCG ATTGCAGCAAAAATTGGAGGAGATGCTGGTACATCCATGAATTCCAATGACTACGGTTATGGAGGACAAAAAAGACCTCTCGAGGATGGAG ATCAACCAGATGCTAAGAAAGTTGCTCCTCAGAATGACT CTTTTGGAAATCAGCTACCACCAATGCATCAACAACAAAG GTCTGTGATGACAGAGGAGTACAAAGTTCCAGATGGAATGGTTGGATTTA TCATCGGCAGAGGCGGAGAGCAGATCTCACGCATACAGCAAGAGTCAGGATGTAAAATACAGATTGCACCTG ATAGTGGGGGCCTGCCTGAAAGATCATGCATGCTAACTGGAACCCCAGAATCTGTTCA ATCAGCGAAAAGATTACTTGATCAAATAGTTGAAAAGGGAAGACCGGCACCTGGTTTTCATCATGGTGATGGACCTGGAAACGCAGTCCAAGAAATTATGATTCCAGCAAGTAAAGCAGGATTAGTTATTGGTAAAGGTGGAGAGACGATTAAGCAATTACAG GAGCGAGCAGGTGTCAAAATGGTTATGATTCAAGATGGTCCACAGAACACTGGTGCTGACAAGCCCCTTAGAATAACTGGAGACCCTTATAAAGTTCAA CAAGCCAAGGAAATGGTGCTGGAGTTAATTCGTGATCAAGGTGGCTTTAGAGAG gTTCCAATACCACGGTTTGCTGTAGGTATTGTAATTGGAAGAAATGGAGAGATGAtaaaaaagatacagaatgaTGCTGGTGTTAGGATCCAATTTAAGCCAG aTGATGGAACAACTCCAGATAGAATAGCCCAGATCACGGGGCCTCCTGACAGATGTCAGCACGCTGCAGAAATTATTACAGATCTCCTTCGAAGTGTTCAG gctGGTAACCCTGGTGGACCAGGAGGACCTGGTGGTCGAGGAAGGGGTAGAGGTCAAGGCAACTGGAACATGGGGCCCCCTGGTGGATTACAGGAATTCAATTTTATTGTTCCCACTGGCAAAACTGGATTAATCATTGGCAAAG GTGGTGAAACTATTAAAAGCATAAGCCAACAGTCTGGTGCTAGAATAgaacttcaaagaaatcctCCACCTAATGCAGACCCAAACATGAAGATGTTTACTATCCGTGGAACGCCCCAGCAAATAGATTATGCACGGCAACTTATAGAAGAGAAGATTGGA GGTCCGGTAAATCCATTGGGTCCACCTGTTCCCCATGGACCCCATGGTGTTGTTCCTGGCCCACATGGACCTCCTGGGCCACCAGGCCCTGGTGCTCCCATGGGACCATATAACCCAGCTCCTTATAATCCAGGGCCTCCTGGCCCAGCACCTCA TGGTCCTCCAGCTCCGTATGCTCCACAAGGGTGGGGAAATGCTTATCCACACTGGCAGCCACCAAATCCACCAGATCCAG gaAAGCCAGGAACAGATCCTAATTCAGCAGCATGGGCAGCTTACTATGCTCACTACTatcagcagcaagcacagccaccacctgcagcccctcctGGTGGACCAGCTACAACCCAAACCAACGGGCAAG GAGATCAGCCAAACCCAGCACCAGCAGGGCAGGTTGACTACACAAAGGCATGGGAGGAATACTACAAAAAAATGG GTCAAGCAGTTCCTGCACCTGCTGGAGCTCCGCCAGGTGGTCAGCCGGATTACAGCGCAGCATGGGCTGAGTACtacaggcagcaggcagcataCTATGCCCAGACAAGTCCCCAGGGAATGCCGCAACATCCTCCAGCACCACAG GGCCAATAA